CACTGGGACGCCTATGATTACGTAGTGATCAACGAGGATGTCGACAGCTGCTTCGACAAGGTCAGCGAAATCCTCGACGCCGAACGCATGAAGCGCCAGCGGCAGACGGGGCTCATCCCCTTCGTGCGCGAACTGATGGCCTGACTCGGGCCCGGGATACCCCGCAGCATATGCGCATGTTCAATCTTTGGGCCCTTTTCACGCCGCCAACCGTTAGGCGGGCAGGGTTTTGGCAAGAGTTCGAGGCGGCCGGATAGATATGTCCCCGATGCAGTCCGATCATGCGGCGAAGGTGATGGCGTTCCTCGAACGCCACCGGCTGCCGCCCTCCCCGCAGAATTATACGCTCGCCTATATCGCGCTGAACGACGCGGGCTCGCCCATGGGCCGCGCGGTCGAGGCGATTATCGCCGAAGGCTACCGCATCAAGCAGGACGAGGCGGACGAGATTTTCGATCGCCATGGCGGGATCGCGATATTCGGGTCGCAGGAACGCAATGACGGCGAATTGACCGCGCATCTGCGGCACCAGGCGATCAAGCTGGGCGAACTCGCGTCCTCGGCAGCCGATGCCACCGGCGCCTTCGCGCGTGAACTGAGCGAAGAGGCGGGCGCATTTTCGGGCGACAGCAGCAATACGCTGTCCATCGTCGCGCGGATGATCGAGCAATCGCTCGACACGCAGACCCGGCTGACCGCGGCGATGGACGAGGTCAAGGCGCTGCGCGAGGAGCTCGAGGCGGCGCGCCACGATGCCCAGCGCGACGAATTGACCGGCCTAGCCAATCGCCGGGCGATCGACGGCTATCTCGGCGAACTCGCGGCGAAAGGCGAACCGCGGATCATCGCGCTGTGCGACATCGATCACTTCAAATCGGTCAACGACCGCTATGGCCACAATGTCGGCGACCGCGTGATCAAGCTGGTTGCGGATACGCTGGACGACGCCTGCAGCCCGCATTTCGTCGGCCGGTGGGGCGGCGAGGAATTCATCGTCGTCATTCCGTCCGGCGAAGCGGCCGCGGCGGTCAAGCTGCTCGATTTCGCCCGCAGCGAATTGGCCGACAAGGAATTCAAGCTACGCGAGACCGACGAGCCGATGGGGCTGATCTCGTTCTCGGGCGGCGTCGCACTGGCCACCGGCGGGGCCGAGGCCAATGCGGCATCGCTGCGGCAGGCGGACCAGGCGCTTTATCGCGCCAAGGCCGCGGGCCGCAATTGCATCCTGTGCGCCTGACGGGTCGCCCCCGCCGACCCGGCCTTAGCTGGGTTCGGCGAAGTGGGTCGGCAGCAGGGCGTTGACGATCCCGCCATCGACGGTGAGCGTTTCGCCGATCGTATAATCGCCCGCGCGGCTGGCGAGATAGACCGCGGTGCCGCCCATATCGAACTTGTCGCCCACGCGCTTCGACGGAATGCCCGCCGCGCTCGCGTCTTCGTGGTCGCGCGCCGCGCGGTTCATGTTCGACGGGAAGGCCCCCGGTGCGAGGCTGGTGACATAGACGTGATCCTTGACCAGCCGCGCAGCCATGCGCCGCGTCAGATGGATCAGCGCGGCCTTCGATGCCTGGTAGCTGTAGGTTTCCCACGGATTGACGCGCTGGCCATCGATCGAGGTGATGTTGATCACCTTGCCCGGCTTGTCCGCGCTGGCCGCGGCCGTCAGCAGCTTGTGCAGCTTCTGCGTGAGGAAGAACGGCGTCTTGACGTTGAGGTCCATGACCTTGTCCCAGCCCGCTTCGGGGAAGTCGAGATAGTCGACGCCCCAGGCAGCCCCGGCGTTGTTGACGAGAATGTCGAGCTTGCTTTCGCGGCCCGACAGTTCCTCGACCAAAGCCTCGATCCCGTCGATGGTCGACAGATCGCCCTGGATGCCGATCACCCGGTCGCCCAGTTCGGCGCAGGTTTCCTCGATCTCGTTGATCTTGCGCGCGCTGATATAGACGCGGTCGATGCCCGCGGCGAGGAATCCCTCGACAATCATCTTGCCGATGCCGCGGCTGCCGCCAGTCACCAGCGCAACGCGCCCCTTGAGGCTGAACAGGTCTTCTAGGTTCATTTAATTCTCTCCCACTTCAGTCATTGCGAGGAGCCGCAGGCGACGCGGTAATCCATCGTGCCGCTCCCTGGATTGCTTCGCTCCGCTCGCAATGACCGGGTTTGGTGCTGGTCCTGGTTCTAGTAGCCGCTGAGCTCCGCGACACGGCCGGCATGGTAATACTGGTCGCCGAGGAATTCCTGCAGCGCGCGGTCGCGCTTCATATAGAGGCCGATGTCGTATTCGTCGGTCATGCCGATGCCGCCGTGCATCTGCACGCCTTCGCGCACGGCCAGACCGGCGACCTTGGCGACCTTGGCCTTGGCGACCGAAGCCATCAGATCGGCCTTCTCGCTGCCGCCATCGACCAGCTGCGCGGCCTTGACGGTGACCGCGCGGGCGATCTCGACTTCGGAATAGAGATGCGCGGCGCGGTGCTGCAGCGCCTGGAATTCGCCGATTACCTTGCCGAACTGCTTGCGCTGCTTGAGGTAGTCGACGGTCATGTCCATCGCGCCGCGGGCCACGCCCACGCCTTCCGCAGCCGAGCCGACCCGGCCCGCGACCAGCATGGCATCGAGCACGGCGCGGCCGCCATCGACCTCGCCGATCACCGCATCGCCGTCGAGTTCGACATTGTCGAAGGTGACATGGCTGGCCATCGAACTGTCGACCAACCGGACGCTGTCGTGGCTCATCCCGGCGGCATCCTGCGGTACGGCGAACAGCGTCACGCCGTCCTTGTCGCTATCGCTGCCCGAGGTGCGCGCGGCAACGACGATCATCTCGCTGCTGGCGCCATAGACCACGAAGTCCTTCTTGCCCGACAGCTTGAAGCCATTGCCCGACTTTTCCGCCTTGCAGGCGATGCGTTCGGGACGGTGCTTCGCGCCTTCGTCGATGGCGACCGAATAGACTTTCTCGCCCGAGATGAGGTGCGGCAGCCAGCGGCCCTTCATATCGTTGCTGCCGTGCTTCAGTGCAGTGGCCGCGAGCACGGAGGACGCCATGAAGGGCGAAGGGGTCAGATTGCGACCGATTTCCTCGAGCACGATATTGGCTTCGACCTGGCCCATGCCGAGCCCGCCGTCATCTTCGTCCACCAGCATGCCGGTGAACCCCATTTCGGCGAATTGCTGCCACAGCGCGTGGCCGAAACCATCCTTGCAGTCGCGGTCGCGCCAATGGCGCAGCTGCTTCTTGGTCGATCCTTCCTCGGCCATGAACTGGCTTGCGGAATCGGCCAGCATCGCCTGGTCGTCGTCGTAATAAAGAGGCATCGATCAGGCTCCCGGCAGGTCGAGAATACGTTTGGAAATGACGTTGAGCATGACTTCAGACGTGCCGCCCTCGATGCTGTTCGCCTTGGTGCGCAGCCAGTTGCGCGATGGCTTGCCGCCGCCGGTCTCCTCGCTGTCCCATTCGAGCGCGGTCGAACCGCCCGCTGCCATCATCAGTTCGTGGCGGCGCTTGTTCAGCTCGGTCCCGGCGTATTTCATCATGTTCGGCTGCGCGGGGTGCGCCTTGCCGACCTTGATCTCGTCGAGGAATTTCTCGCCCATCGCGCCATAGGCCAGCGCATCGACGTCGAACTGCGCCAGTTCGGCGCGCAGTACCGGGTCGATGTCGCCATTGGCGCGCGCCAGTGCGGCGCCGATGGTCCCGGTGTTGCCGCCATCGGCGCCCGAGATCATCTCACGTTCGTGGCCGAGCAGATATTTCGCCACGTCCCAGCCGCGGTTCACCTCGCCGACCTGGGCGGGCACGTCTTCACCATAGCTCTTGGGCACCTTCACATCGTCGAAGAAGGTTTCGCAGAACGGGCTGTTGCCGCTGATCAGCAGGATCGGCTTGGTCGCCACGCCTTCGCTCGCCATGTCGTAGAGCATGAAGGTGATGCCCTGGTACTTGTTGTCCTTGTCGGTGCGGACGAGGCAGAAGATCCAGTCGGCCTTGTCGGCATAGGAGGTCCACACCTTCTGGCCGTTGACCACCCAGTGATCGCCCTTGTCTTCGCCATAGGTCTGCAGCGACACGAGGTCCGAGCCCGAACCCGGTTCCGAATAGCCCTGGCACCAGCGGATTTCGCCGCGCGCGATTTCATTGAGGAAGCGCTGCTTCTGGCCTTCGGTGCCGAAATGCAGCAGCGCGGGGCCGAGCATCCAGATGCCGAAGCTGGACAATGGCGGACGCGCGCCGATGCGGGTCATTTCCTCGCGCAGCACCTTGGCTTCGGCAGGTGACAACCCGGCACCGCCATAATCCTTGGGCCAGGCGGGGACGGTATAGCCCTTGTCGCGGCAGACCTCGAACCAGGCTTTCTGCGCATCGTTCTTGAAGGTTGCGTTGCGGCCACCCCAATAGACATCGTCCTCGTCGCGGACGGGTTCGCGCATTTCGGGCGGGCAATTCGCTTCGAGCCATGCGCGCGTTTCCGCGCGGAAGGCTTCAAGGGCGCTGTCGGACATTGGCCGAATCCTCTCTTTTCAAAACAGCGGTATGTTGACGCTTACGTTAGGGTGATTCGCCCCGCCTATGCAAGGCCAGTCGCAGCCGCCTGCATTTCCGTAACGTCAGCCGGAATTCGTTGACGCGATGCGCCGCTGCCCTAAGCTGCACGCGGAGAAATTCGGGGAGAGAGTAGGGATGCGATTCTCGGGAAAGACCGTCGTCGTGACGGGCGCGGCATCGGGTATCGGCGCGGCGGCAACTGCCTTGTTCGCGGGCGAAGGCGCGGTGGTTTTCGCCAGCGATATCGATGTCGCGGGCGGCCAGCAGCTCGCCGCCGATAGCAAGGGCGATGTCCGCTTCGTCGAATGCGACGTGTGCGATCCGGCGGCGATCAAGGCGCTGATGGACCGTGCCGCGGAAGAAACCGGCGGGATCGACACGCTGTTCAACAATGCCGGTGCAGGCGGTGCGCGCGAGGGGATCGACGAGGTCGAGCCCGACGCGTGGGACCGGACGATGGACCTGCTGCTGCGCTCGGTGGCGATGGGCATCCGCTATGCGGTGCCGCATATGAAACACCGCAAGGGCGCCAGCATCGTCAATGTTTCCAGCGTGGCCGCAGTCGGCCCGGGCTATTCACCGACCACTTATGCAGTGGCCAAGGCGGGCGTGCTGCACCTGACCAAATGCGCCGCCACCGACCTGGCCCAGCACGGCATCCGCGTGAATGCGGTCCAGCCCGGCTTCATCAACACCAATATCTTCACCTCGAGCCTCGAGATGACCGGCGAGATGAAGACCATGGCCAAGGCGGCGATCGCGCAGATGTCGTCGAATGCGCAGCCAGTGGCGCGCGGCGGCCAGGCGATCGATATCGCCAATGCGGTGGCCTTCCTCGCCAGCGAGGAAGCCGGTTTCATGACCGGCGCATCGCTGATCGTCGACGGCGGGATCACGCTTGGCCCCCGGCATAGCTGGGATCCGGAGGAACCCCGGCTGTTCGCGGCGCTGGAAGCCATGGAAGAACAGGCGAAGAAGGCGGCGCAGCCCGCCGCCTGATGCCCTTCGTTACCGGCCCCCTCCCCCAGCGCCTCAAGCTGGTCCACGGCTTCGGTGCGGTGGCCTTCGGGGTCAAGGACAGCGGTTTCAGCTTCTTCCTGCTGCCGTTCTACAACCTCGTGCTGGGGGTCGATGCCAGCACGGTCGGCGCCGCGCTGGCGACGGCGCTGCTGATCGACGCGATCGTCGATCCGCTGATCGGCAATTTGTCCGACCGCACCTATACCCGCTGGGGCAGGCGGCTGCCGTGGCTTTATCTGGCGCCGTGGCCGCTCGCGCTATTGTGGACAGTGCTGTGGTCGCCGCCCTTTACCGGAACCCCGGGCTTCTGGGAGATCGTGGCGCTGGCGGTGGGCGTACGGCTGCTGCTGTCGGCTTGCGAAGTCCCCTCGGTCAGCCTCGTCCCCGAAATCACCGACGACTATGACGATCGTACCACGCTGTTCCGCTATCGCTTCCTCTCGGGTTGGCTCGGCGGGCTGCTGATGATGGTGCTGGCGTTCACCGTCTTCCTGCCCACGCCCGCTTCGCAGCTGCAGCCGGAAGGCTATGCCAGCTACGGCATGTTCGGCGCGGCGCTGATGGCACTGGCGGTGATCGGCTCGGCAGCGGCGCAGCACCATATCGTGGCGCAGCTCCCCGCGCGCCGCCCCCCGCCCTTCTCGATCCGCGGGGCCTTTGCCGAGATTTTCGATGCCTTTCGCGAAAAGGCGTTCGTCATCTTCGCGCTGGGCGGGCTGGCGGCCTATGTGCTGCAGGGCATGACCTTTTCGATCACGCAATATGTGAATCTCTACGTGTGGCAGTTTTCCGAACTTGCCTTCCAGCTTTACCCGGTCGCCCTGTTCCTTTCGGTGGTGCTGATGTTCGTCATCGTCGGCCCGCTGCACCGGCGCTGGGGCAAGCCCAAATCGGCGGCAATCGGCGCGCTGGTCGGGCTGGTCTTCTATTGCGGCCCCTATGCGCTTTACCTCGCCGGGGCCTGGCCGACGCCGGGCACCACCGCATCGACCGCGCTACTTTATGGCTTCCTGGTCTGCGCCAATACCGCCAGCGTGGTCTCGATCATCTCGGCCACCTCGATGGTCGCGGAAATCGTCGAGGCCTTCGAGGAACGCACCGGGCAGCGTGCCGAAGGCACGTTCTACGCGGGCAACTGGCTGGTTCAGAAATGCGCGACCGGCGGCGGCATCCTGCTGACCAGCCTGATCGTGCAGTCGATCGACCTGGCGCCCGGCACGCCGCAGGCCGAGGTTGCACCCGAAACCGTGACCCGGCTCGTATGGCTGTTCATGCTGGTGGCCACTGCGCTGGCGCTGGTGGCGGCGTTCTGGCTGTCGCGCTTCCCGATTTCACGCGAGCAGCACGAAGCGCGGGTGGCGGCGCGCCGGTCGCGCGATCCCGACGCGGCGGAGCGTGACCCGCTGGACGAGGCAGCCCGCGCCGACCCCGATGGACATACGATAACCCCCTGACCGCCGAGCCGGGACTTGGCTTGGCCACAACCTTCTGCCAGTTTCATGGCGCAACCGATTTGAGAGAGAAGAGGATCAGACGATGGATTTCCAACCGACAGAACGGCAAGCATACTGGCGCGACCGGGTGAAGAACTTCATCGAAGATCACGTCCGCCCCGCCGTGCCGACCTACAAGCAGCAGGACGCCGAAGGCGATCGCTGGAAGGTCATTCCCGTGGT
This genomic window from Qipengyuania sp. HL-TH1 contains:
- a CDS encoding GGDEF domain-containing protein, with protein sequence MQSDHAAKVMAFLERHRLPPSPQNYTLAYIALNDAGSPMGRAVEAIIAEGYRIKQDEADEIFDRHGGIAIFGSQERNDGELTAHLRHQAIKLGELASSAADATGAFARELSEEAGAFSGDSSNTLSIVARMIEQSLDTQTRLTAAMDEVKALREELEAARHDAQRDELTGLANRRAIDGYLGELAAKGEPRIIALCDIDHFKSVNDRYGHNVGDRVIKLVADTLDDACSPHFVGRWGGEEFIVVIPSGEAAAAVKLLDFARSELADKEFKLRETDEPMGLISFSGGVALATGGAEANAASLRQADQALYRAKAAGRNCILCA
- a CDS encoding SDR family oxidoreductase → MRFSGKTVVVTGAASGIGAAATALFAGEGAVVFASDIDVAGGQQLAADSKGDVRFVECDVCDPAAIKALMDRAAEETGGIDTLFNNAGAGGAREGIDEVEPDAWDRTMDLLLRSVAMGIRYAVPHMKHRKGASIVNVSSVAAVGPGYSPTTYAVAKAGVLHLTKCAATDLAQHGIRVNAVQPGFINTNIFTSSLEMTGEMKTMAKAAIAQMSSNAQPVARGGQAIDIANAVAFLASEEAGFMTGASLIVDGGITLGPRHSWDPEEPRLFAALEAMEEQAKKAAQPAA
- a CDS encoding MFS transporter, which produces MPFVTGPLPQRLKLVHGFGAVAFGVKDSGFSFFLLPFYNLVLGVDASTVGAALATALLIDAIVDPLIGNLSDRTYTRWGRRLPWLYLAPWPLALLWTVLWSPPFTGTPGFWEIVALAVGVRLLLSACEVPSVSLVPEITDDYDDRTTLFRYRFLSGWLGGLLMMVLAFTVFLPTPASQLQPEGYASYGMFGAALMALAVIGSAAAQHHIVAQLPARRPPPFSIRGAFAEIFDAFREKAFVIFALGGLAAYVLQGMTFSITQYVNLYVWQFSELAFQLYPVALFLSVVLMFVIVGPLHRRWGKPKSAAIGALVGLVFYCGPYALYLAGAWPTPGTTASTALLYGFLVCANTASVVSIISATSMVAEIVEAFEERTGQRAEGTFYAGNWLVQKCATGGGILLTSLIVQSIDLAPGTPQAEVAPETVTRLVWLFMLVATALALVAAFWLSRFPISREQHEARVAARRSRDPDAAERDPLDEAARADPDGHTITP
- a CDS encoding acyl-CoA dehydrogenase family protein; translation: MPLYYDDDQAMLADSASQFMAEEGSTKKQLRHWRDRDCKDGFGHALWQQFAEMGFTGMLVDEDDGGLGMGQVEANIVLEEIGRNLTPSPFMASSVLAATALKHGSNDMKGRWLPHLISGEKVYSVAIDEGAKHRPERIACKAEKSGNGFKLSGKKDFVVYGASSEMIVVAARTSGSDSDKDGVTLFAVPQDAAGMSHDSVRLVDSSMASHVTFDNVELDGDAVIGEVDGGRAVLDAMLVAGRVGSAAEGVGVARGAMDMTVDYLKQRKQFGKVIGEFQALQHRAAHLYSEVEIARAVTVKAAQLVDGGSEKADLMASVAKAKVAKVAGLAVREGVQMHGGIGMTDEYDIGLYMKRDRALQEFLGDQYYHAGRVAELSGY
- a CDS encoding acyl-CoA dehydrogenase family protein, with the protein product MSDSALEAFRAETRAWLEANCPPEMREPVRDEDDVYWGGRNATFKNDAQKAWFEVCRDKGYTVPAWPKDYGGAGLSPAEAKVLREEMTRIGARPPLSSFGIWMLGPALLHFGTEGQKQRFLNEIARGEIRWCQGYSEPGSGSDLVSLQTYGEDKGDHWVVNGQKVWTSYADKADWIFCLVRTDKDNKYQGITFMLYDMASEGVATKPILLISGNSPFCETFFDDVKVPKSYGEDVPAQVGEVNRGWDVAKYLLGHEREMISGADGGNTGTIGAALARANGDIDPVLRAELAQFDVDALAYGAMGEKFLDEIKVGKAHPAQPNMMKYAGTELNKRRHELMMAAGGSTALEWDSEETGGGKPSRNWLRTKANSIEGGTSEVMLNVISKRILDLPGA
- a CDS encoding SDR family NAD(P)-dependent oxidoreductase encodes the protein MNLEDLFSLKGRVALVTGGSRGIGKMIVEGFLAAGIDRVYISARKINEIEETCAELGDRVIGIQGDLSTIDGIEALVEELSGRESKLDILVNNAGAAWGVDYLDFPEAGWDKVMDLNVKTPFFLTQKLHKLLTAAASADKPGKVINITSIDGQRVNPWETYSYQASKAALIHLTRRMAARLVKDHVYVTSLAPGAFPSNMNRAARDHEDASAAGIPSKRVGDKFDMGGTAVYLASRAGDYTIGETLTVDGGIVNALLPTHFAEPS